One genomic window of Saccopteryx bilineata isolate mSacBil1 chromosome 4, mSacBil1_pri_phased_curated, whole genome shotgun sequence includes the following:
- the PACS2 gene encoding phosphofurin acidic cluster sorting protein 2 isoform X2: MAERGRLGLAGAPAALNTPVPMNLFATWEVDGSSPSCVPRLCSLTLKKLVVFRELEKELISVVVAVKMQGSKRILRSHEIVLPPSGQVETDLALTFSLQYPHFLKREGNKLQIMLQRRKRYKNRTFLGYKTLAAGTIHMAEVMQRPPEGGQVLSLCSSVKEASAKVAEIWIFSLSSQPIDHEDSTMQAGPKAKSTDNYSEEEYESFSSEQEASDDAAHGQELDEDDFDVGKPKKQRRSIQQNFKQKVVALLRRFKVSDEVLDSEQDPAEHVPEVEEDLDLLYDTLDMENPSDSGPDMEDDDSVLSTPKPKLRPYFEGLSHSSSQTEIGSIHSARSQKEPPSPADVPEKLRAPGGKPSSDSVSEAATHSTPAPGEQPAQPEDSPEADTAALDVFTERLPPSGRITKTESLVIPSTRSEGKQAGRRGRSTSLKERQPARPQNERANSLDNERCPDTRSQLQIPRKTVYDQLNHILISDDQLPENIILVNTSDWQGQFLSDVLQRHMLPVVCTCSAADVQAAFSTIVSRIQRYCNCNSQPPTPVKIAVAGAQHYLSAVLRLFVEQLSHKTPDWLGYMRFLVIPLGSHPVARYLGSVDYRYNNFFQDLAWRDLFNKLEAQSAVQDTLDIVSRITQYIAGANCAHQLPIAEAMLTYKQKRKKNFHFDFTLSPDEESSQKFIPFVGVVKVGIVEPSSATSGDSDDAAPSGSAVLSSTPPSTSPAAKEASPTPPSSPSVSGGLSSPSQGVGAELMGLQVDYWTAAQPADRKRDAEKKDLPTAKSTLKCTFRSLQVSRLPSSGEAAATPTMSMTVVTKEKNKKVMFLPKKTKDKDVESKSQCIEGISRLICTAKHQQNMLRVLIDGVEWNDVKFFQLAAQWSSHVKHFPICIFGHSKSTF; encoded by the exons GTTGTGCAGCCTGACCTTGAAGAAGCTGGTGGTCTTCAGGGAGCTAGAGAAGGAGCTCATCTCGGTGGTGGTTGCCGTGAAGATGCAG GGCTCCAAGCGCATCCTGCGGTCCCACGAGATTGTGCTGCCCCCCAGTGGACAAGTGGAGACCGACCTGGCGCTGACCTTCTCTCTGCAG TACCCCCACTTCCTGAAGAGAGAGGGCAACAAGCTGCAGATCATGCTGCAGCGGAGGAAACGCTACAAGAACCGGACCTTCCTGGGCTACAAGACGCTGGCCGCGGGCACCATCCACATGGCGGAG GTGATGCAGCGCCCCCCGGAGGGCGGCCAGGTGCTGAGCCTCTGCAGCAGCGTCAAGGAGGCCTCTGCCAAGGTGGCCGAGATCTGGATCTTCTCCCTGTCCAGCCAGCCCATCGACCACGAGGACAGCACCATGCAGGCCGGCCCCAAGGCCAAGTCCACGG ATAACTACTCTGAGGAGGAATATGAGAGCTTCTCCTCCGAGCAGGAGGCCAGCGACGATGCCGCCCATGGGCAG GAGCTGGACGAGGACGACTTCGACGTGGGGAAGCCCAAGAAGCAGCGGAGATCGATA CAACAGAACTTCAAGCAGAAAGTCGTGGCCCTGCTGCGCAGGTTTAAGGTGTCGGACGAG GTCCTGGACTCAGAGCAGGACCCTGCGGAGCATGTCCCCGAGGTGGAGGAGGACCTGGACCTTCTGTATGACACGCTGGACATGGAGAACCCCAGCGACAGCGGCCCAGACATGGAGGATGATGACAGTGTCCTCAGCACCCCCAAGCCCAAACTCCG GCCGTACTTCGAAGGCCTGTCGCACTCCAGCTCACAGACGGAGATCGGGAGCATCCACAGTGCCCGCAGCCAGAAGGAGCCTCCGAGTCCG GCTGACGTGCCAGAGAAGCTGCGGGCCCCAGGCGGCAAGCCGTCCAGCGACAGCGTCTCCGAGGCAGCGACCCAC AGCACGCCCGCCCCCGGGGAGCAGCCCGCACAGCCCGAGGACAGCCCCGAGGCCGACACTGCCGCCCTGGACGTGTTCACCGAGAGGCTGCCACCCAGTGGGCGGATCACCAAGACCGAGTCTCTCGTCATCCCCTCCACCAG GTCCGAGGGGAAGCAAGCCGGCCGCCGGGGCCGGAGCACGTCCCTGAAGGAGCGGCAGCCGGCGCGGCCGCAGAACGAGCGGGCCAACAGCCTGGACAACGAGCGCTGCCCGGACACGCGGAGCCAGCTGCAG ATCCCCAGGAAGACCGTGTACGACCAGCTGAACCACATCCTCATCTCCGACGACCAGCTGCCCGAGAACATCATCCTTGTCAACACCTCCGACTGGCAGGGGCAG TTCCTGTCCGACGTCCTGCAGCGGCACATGCTGCCCGTGGTGTGCACCTGCTCCGCAGCGGACGTGCAGGCCGCCTTCAGCACCATCGTCTCACGGATACAGAGATA CTGCAACTGCAATTCCCAGCCCCCAACGCCGGTGAAGATCGCGGTGGCGGGGGCCCAGCACTACCTCAGCGCTGTGCTGCGGCTCTTTGTGGAGCAGCTCTCCCACAAGACGCCCGACTGGCTGGGCTACATGCGCTTCCTGGTCATCCCTCTGG GTTCCCACCCTGTGGCCAGGTACCTGGGCTCCGTGGATTACCGCTACAACAACTTCTTCCAGGACCTGGCCTGGCGGGACCTGTTCAACAAGCTGGAGGCCCAGAGTGCCG TGCAGGACACGCTGGACATCGTGTCGAGAATCACCCAGTACATCGCGGGGGCCAACTGTGCCCACCAGCTGCCCATCGCTGAGGCCATGCTCACTTACAAGCAGAAGAG gaaaaagaactttCATTTTGACTTTACCCTCAG CCCCGACGAGGAGTCCTCACAGAAGTTCATTCCCTTCGTGGGG GTGGTGAAAGTTGGAATAGTGGAGCCGTCCTCGGCCACATCAG GAGACTCGGATGACGCGGCCCCCTCAGGCTCCGCGGTGCTCTCGTCCACCCCGCCATCCACATCTCCCGCCGCCAAGGAGGCCTcgcccacccccccctcctccccctcggTGAGCGGGGGCCTGTCCTCCCCCAG CCAGGGCGTCGGCGCTGAGCTGATGGGGCTGCAGGTGGATTACTGGACGGCGGCCCAGCCcgcagacaggaagagggacgCAGAGAAGAAGGACCTGCCCACCGCCAAAAGCACACTCAAGTGCACCTTCCGGTCTCTCCAGGTCAGCAGGCTGCCCAGTAGCGGCGAGGCCGCAGCCACGCCCACCATGTCCATGACCGTGGTCACCAAGGAGAAGAACAAGAAGG TGATGTTTTTGCCCAAGAAAACCAAGGACAAGGATGTGGAGTCCAAAAGCCAGTGCATCGAGGGCATCAGCCGCCTGATCTGCACAGCCAAGCACCAGCAGAACATGCTGCGGG TCCTCATCGACGGCGTGGAGTGGAACGACgtgaagttcttccagctggcgGCCCAGTGGTCCTCCCACGTCAAGCACTTCCCCATCTGCATCTTCGGACACTCCAAGTCCACCTTCTAG
- the PACS2 gene encoding phosphofurin acidic cluster sorting protein 2 isoform X4: protein MAERGRLGLAGAPAALNTPVPMNLFATWEVDGSSPSCVPRLCSLTLKKLVVFRELEKELISVVVAVKMQGSKRILRSHEIVLPPSGQVETDLALTFSLQYPHFLKREGNKLQIMLQRRKRYKNRTFLGYKTLAAGTIHMAEVMQRPPEGGQVLSLCSSVKEASAKVAEIWIFSLSSQPIDHEDSTMQAGPKAKSTDNYSEEEYESFSSEQEASDDAAHGQELDEDDFDVGKPKKQRRSIQQNFKQKVVALLRRFKVSDEVLDSEQDPAEHVPEVEEDLDLLYDTLDMENPSDSGPDMEDDDSVLSTPKPKLRPYFEGLSHSSSQTEIGSIHSARSQKEPPSPADVPEKLRAPGGKPSSDSVSEAATHSTPAPGEQPAQPEDSPEADTAALDVFTERLPPSGRITKTESLVIPSTRSEGKQAGRRGRSTSLKERQPARPQNERANSLDNERCPDTRSQLQIPRKTVYDQLNHILISDDQLPENIILVNTSDWQGQFLSDVLQRHMLPVVCTCSAADVQAAFSTIVSRIQRYCNCNSQPPTPVKIAVAGAQHYLSAVLRLFVEQLSHKTPDWLGYMRFLVIPLGSHPVARYLGSVDYRYNNFFQDLAWRDLFNKLEAQSAVQDTLDIVSRITQYIAGANCAHQLPIAEAMLTYKQKSPDEESSQKFIPFVGVVKVGIVEPSSATSGDSDDAAPSGSAVLSSTPPSTSPAAKEASPTPPSSPSVSGGLSSPSQGVGAELMGLQVDYWTAAQPADRKRDAEKKDLPTAKSTLKCTFRSLQVSRLPSSGEAAATPTMSMTVVTKEKNKKVMFLPKKTKDKDVESKSQCIEGISRLICTAKHQQNMLRVLIDGVEWNDVKFFQLAAQWSSHVKHFPICIFGHSKSTF from the exons GTTGTGCAGCCTGACCTTGAAGAAGCTGGTGGTCTTCAGGGAGCTAGAGAAGGAGCTCATCTCGGTGGTGGTTGCCGTGAAGATGCAG GGCTCCAAGCGCATCCTGCGGTCCCACGAGATTGTGCTGCCCCCCAGTGGACAAGTGGAGACCGACCTGGCGCTGACCTTCTCTCTGCAG TACCCCCACTTCCTGAAGAGAGAGGGCAACAAGCTGCAGATCATGCTGCAGCGGAGGAAACGCTACAAGAACCGGACCTTCCTGGGCTACAAGACGCTGGCCGCGGGCACCATCCACATGGCGGAG GTGATGCAGCGCCCCCCGGAGGGCGGCCAGGTGCTGAGCCTCTGCAGCAGCGTCAAGGAGGCCTCTGCCAAGGTGGCCGAGATCTGGATCTTCTCCCTGTCCAGCCAGCCCATCGACCACGAGGACAGCACCATGCAGGCCGGCCCCAAGGCCAAGTCCACGG ATAACTACTCTGAGGAGGAATATGAGAGCTTCTCCTCCGAGCAGGAGGCCAGCGACGATGCCGCCCATGGGCAG GAGCTGGACGAGGACGACTTCGACGTGGGGAAGCCCAAGAAGCAGCGGAGATCGATA CAACAGAACTTCAAGCAGAAAGTCGTGGCCCTGCTGCGCAGGTTTAAGGTGTCGGACGAG GTCCTGGACTCAGAGCAGGACCCTGCGGAGCATGTCCCCGAGGTGGAGGAGGACCTGGACCTTCTGTATGACACGCTGGACATGGAGAACCCCAGCGACAGCGGCCCAGACATGGAGGATGATGACAGTGTCCTCAGCACCCCCAAGCCCAAACTCCG GCCGTACTTCGAAGGCCTGTCGCACTCCAGCTCACAGACGGAGATCGGGAGCATCCACAGTGCCCGCAGCCAGAAGGAGCCTCCGAGTCCG GCTGACGTGCCAGAGAAGCTGCGGGCCCCAGGCGGCAAGCCGTCCAGCGACAGCGTCTCCGAGGCAGCGACCCAC AGCACGCCCGCCCCCGGGGAGCAGCCCGCACAGCCCGAGGACAGCCCCGAGGCCGACACTGCCGCCCTGGACGTGTTCACCGAGAGGCTGCCACCCAGTGGGCGGATCACCAAGACCGAGTCTCTCGTCATCCCCTCCACCAG GTCCGAGGGGAAGCAAGCCGGCCGCCGGGGCCGGAGCACGTCCCTGAAGGAGCGGCAGCCGGCGCGGCCGCAGAACGAGCGGGCCAACAGCCTGGACAACGAGCGCTGCCCGGACACGCGGAGCCAGCTGCAG ATCCCCAGGAAGACCGTGTACGACCAGCTGAACCACATCCTCATCTCCGACGACCAGCTGCCCGAGAACATCATCCTTGTCAACACCTCCGACTGGCAGGGGCAG TTCCTGTCCGACGTCCTGCAGCGGCACATGCTGCCCGTGGTGTGCACCTGCTCCGCAGCGGACGTGCAGGCCGCCTTCAGCACCATCGTCTCACGGATACAGAGATA CTGCAACTGCAATTCCCAGCCCCCAACGCCGGTGAAGATCGCGGTGGCGGGGGCCCAGCACTACCTCAGCGCTGTGCTGCGGCTCTTTGTGGAGCAGCTCTCCCACAAGACGCCCGACTGGCTGGGCTACATGCGCTTCCTGGTCATCCCTCTGG GTTCCCACCCTGTGGCCAGGTACCTGGGCTCCGTGGATTACCGCTACAACAACTTCTTCCAGGACCTGGCCTGGCGGGACCTGTTCAACAAGCTGGAGGCCCAGAGTGCCG TGCAGGACACGCTGGACATCGTGTCGAGAATCACCCAGTACATCGCGGGGGCCAACTGTGCCCACCAGCTGCCCATCGCTGAGGCCATGCTCACTTACAAGCAGAAGAG CCCCGACGAGGAGTCCTCACAGAAGTTCATTCCCTTCGTGGGG GTGGTGAAAGTTGGAATAGTGGAGCCGTCCTCGGCCACATCAG GAGACTCGGATGACGCGGCCCCCTCAGGCTCCGCGGTGCTCTCGTCCACCCCGCCATCCACATCTCCCGCCGCCAAGGAGGCCTcgcccacccccccctcctccccctcggTGAGCGGGGGCCTGTCCTCCCCCAG CCAGGGCGTCGGCGCTGAGCTGATGGGGCTGCAGGTGGATTACTGGACGGCGGCCCAGCCcgcagacaggaagagggacgCAGAGAAGAAGGACCTGCCCACCGCCAAAAGCACACTCAAGTGCACCTTCCGGTCTCTCCAGGTCAGCAGGCTGCCCAGTAGCGGCGAGGCCGCAGCCACGCCCACCATGTCCATGACCGTGGTCACCAAGGAGAAGAACAAGAAGG TGATGTTTTTGCCCAAGAAAACCAAGGACAAGGATGTGGAGTCCAAAAGCCAGTGCATCGAGGGCATCAGCCGCCTGATCTGCACAGCCAAGCACCAGCAGAACATGCTGCGGG TCCTCATCGACGGCGTGGAGTGGAACGACgtgaagttcttccagctggcgGCCCAGTGGTCCTCCCACGTCAAGCACTTCCCCATCTGCATCTTCGGACACTCCAAGTCCACCTTCTAG
- the PACS2 gene encoding phosphofurin acidic cluster sorting protein 2 isoform X1 — translation MAERGRLGLAGAPAALNTPVPMNLFATWEVDGSSPSCVPRLCSLTLKKLVVFRELEKELISVVVAVKMQGSKRILRSHEIVLPPSGQVETDLALTFSLQYPHFLKREGNKLQIMLQRRKRYKNRTFLGYKTLAAGTIHMAEVMQRPPEGGQVLSLCSSVKEASAKVAEIWIFSLSSQPIDHEDSTMQAGPKAKSTDNYSEEEYESFSSEQEASDDAAHGQELDEDDFDVGKPKKQRRSIVRTTSMTRQQNFKQKVVALLRRFKVSDEVLDSEQDPAEHVPEVEEDLDLLYDTLDMENPSDSGPDMEDDDSVLSTPKPKLRPYFEGLSHSSSQTEIGSIHSARSQKEPPSPADVPEKLRAPGGKPSSDSVSEAATHSTPAPGEQPAQPEDSPEADTAALDVFTERLPPSGRITKTESLVIPSTRSEGKQAGRRGRSTSLKERQPARPQNERANSLDNERCPDTRSQLQIPRKTVYDQLNHILISDDQLPENIILVNTSDWQGQFLSDVLQRHMLPVVCTCSAADVQAAFSTIVSRIQRYCNCNSQPPTPVKIAVAGAQHYLSAVLRLFVEQLSHKTPDWLGYMRFLVIPLGSHPVARYLGSVDYRYNNFFQDLAWRDLFNKLEAQSAVQDTLDIVSRITQYIAGANCAHQLPIAEAMLTYKQKRKKNFHFDFTLSPDEESSQKFIPFVGVVKVGIVEPSSATSGDSDDAAPSGSAVLSSTPPSTSPAAKEASPTPPSSPSVSGGLSSPSQGVGAELMGLQVDYWTAAQPADRKRDAEKKDLPTAKSTLKCTFRSLQVSRLPSSGEAAATPTMSMTVVTKEKNKKVMFLPKKTKDKDVESKSQCIEGISRLICTAKHQQNMLRVLIDGVEWNDVKFFQLAAQWSSHVKHFPICIFGHSKSTF, via the exons GTTGTGCAGCCTGACCTTGAAGAAGCTGGTGGTCTTCAGGGAGCTAGAGAAGGAGCTCATCTCGGTGGTGGTTGCCGTGAAGATGCAG GGCTCCAAGCGCATCCTGCGGTCCCACGAGATTGTGCTGCCCCCCAGTGGACAAGTGGAGACCGACCTGGCGCTGACCTTCTCTCTGCAG TACCCCCACTTCCTGAAGAGAGAGGGCAACAAGCTGCAGATCATGCTGCAGCGGAGGAAACGCTACAAGAACCGGACCTTCCTGGGCTACAAGACGCTGGCCGCGGGCACCATCCACATGGCGGAG GTGATGCAGCGCCCCCCGGAGGGCGGCCAGGTGCTGAGCCTCTGCAGCAGCGTCAAGGAGGCCTCTGCCAAGGTGGCCGAGATCTGGATCTTCTCCCTGTCCAGCCAGCCCATCGACCACGAGGACAGCACCATGCAGGCCGGCCCCAAGGCCAAGTCCACGG ATAACTACTCTGAGGAGGAATATGAGAGCTTCTCCTCCGAGCAGGAGGCCAGCGACGATGCCGCCCATGGGCAG GAGCTGGACGAGGACGACTTCGACGTGGGGAAGCCCAAGAAGCAGCGGAGATCGATAGTAAGAACGACGTCCATGACCAGG CAACAGAACTTCAAGCAGAAAGTCGTGGCCCTGCTGCGCAGGTTTAAGGTGTCGGACGAG GTCCTGGACTCAGAGCAGGACCCTGCGGAGCATGTCCCCGAGGTGGAGGAGGACCTGGACCTTCTGTATGACACGCTGGACATGGAGAACCCCAGCGACAGCGGCCCAGACATGGAGGATGATGACAGTGTCCTCAGCACCCCCAAGCCCAAACTCCG GCCGTACTTCGAAGGCCTGTCGCACTCCAGCTCACAGACGGAGATCGGGAGCATCCACAGTGCCCGCAGCCAGAAGGAGCCTCCGAGTCCG GCTGACGTGCCAGAGAAGCTGCGGGCCCCAGGCGGCAAGCCGTCCAGCGACAGCGTCTCCGAGGCAGCGACCCAC AGCACGCCCGCCCCCGGGGAGCAGCCCGCACAGCCCGAGGACAGCCCCGAGGCCGACACTGCCGCCCTGGACGTGTTCACCGAGAGGCTGCCACCCAGTGGGCGGATCACCAAGACCGAGTCTCTCGTCATCCCCTCCACCAG GTCCGAGGGGAAGCAAGCCGGCCGCCGGGGCCGGAGCACGTCCCTGAAGGAGCGGCAGCCGGCGCGGCCGCAGAACGAGCGGGCCAACAGCCTGGACAACGAGCGCTGCCCGGACACGCGGAGCCAGCTGCAG ATCCCCAGGAAGACCGTGTACGACCAGCTGAACCACATCCTCATCTCCGACGACCAGCTGCCCGAGAACATCATCCTTGTCAACACCTCCGACTGGCAGGGGCAG TTCCTGTCCGACGTCCTGCAGCGGCACATGCTGCCCGTGGTGTGCACCTGCTCCGCAGCGGACGTGCAGGCCGCCTTCAGCACCATCGTCTCACGGATACAGAGATA CTGCAACTGCAATTCCCAGCCCCCAACGCCGGTGAAGATCGCGGTGGCGGGGGCCCAGCACTACCTCAGCGCTGTGCTGCGGCTCTTTGTGGAGCAGCTCTCCCACAAGACGCCCGACTGGCTGGGCTACATGCGCTTCCTGGTCATCCCTCTGG GTTCCCACCCTGTGGCCAGGTACCTGGGCTCCGTGGATTACCGCTACAACAACTTCTTCCAGGACCTGGCCTGGCGGGACCTGTTCAACAAGCTGGAGGCCCAGAGTGCCG TGCAGGACACGCTGGACATCGTGTCGAGAATCACCCAGTACATCGCGGGGGCCAACTGTGCCCACCAGCTGCCCATCGCTGAGGCCATGCTCACTTACAAGCAGAAGAG gaaaaagaactttCATTTTGACTTTACCCTCAG CCCCGACGAGGAGTCCTCACAGAAGTTCATTCCCTTCGTGGGG GTGGTGAAAGTTGGAATAGTGGAGCCGTCCTCGGCCACATCAG GAGACTCGGATGACGCGGCCCCCTCAGGCTCCGCGGTGCTCTCGTCCACCCCGCCATCCACATCTCCCGCCGCCAAGGAGGCCTcgcccacccccccctcctccccctcggTGAGCGGGGGCCTGTCCTCCCCCAG CCAGGGCGTCGGCGCTGAGCTGATGGGGCTGCAGGTGGATTACTGGACGGCGGCCCAGCCcgcagacaggaagagggacgCAGAGAAGAAGGACCTGCCCACCGCCAAAAGCACACTCAAGTGCACCTTCCGGTCTCTCCAGGTCAGCAGGCTGCCCAGTAGCGGCGAGGCCGCAGCCACGCCCACCATGTCCATGACCGTGGTCACCAAGGAGAAGAACAAGAAGG TGATGTTTTTGCCCAAGAAAACCAAGGACAAGGATGTGGAGTCCAAAAGCCAGTGCATCGAGGGCATCAGCCGCCTGATCTGCACAGCCAAGCACCAGCAGAACATGCTGCGGG TCCTCATCGACGGCGTGGAGTGGAACGACgtgaagttcttccagctggcgGCCCAGTGGTCCTCCCACGTCAAGCACTTCCCCATCTGCATCTTCGGACACTCCAAGTCCACCTTCTAG
- the PACS2 gene encoding phosphofurin acidic cluster sorting protein 2 isoform X3, with product MAERGRLGLAGAPAALNTPVPMNLFATWEVDGSSPSCVPRLCSLTLKKLVVFRELEKELISVVVAVKMQGSKRILRSHEIVLPPSGQVETDLALTFSLQYPHFLKREGNKLQIMLQRRKRYKNRTFLGYKTLAAGTIHMAEVMQRPPEGGQVLSLCSSVKEASAKVAEIWIFSLSSQPIDHEDSTMQAGPKAKSTDNYSEEEYESFSSEQEASDDAAHGQELDEDDFDVGKPKKQRRSIVRTTSMTRQQNFKQKVVALLRRFKVSDEVLDSEQDPAEHVPEVEEDLDLLYDTLDMENPSDSGPDMEDDDSVLSTPKPKLRPYFEGLSHSSSQTEIGSIHSARSQKEPPSPADVPEKLRAPGGKPSSDSVSEAATHSTPAPGEQPAQPEDSPEADTAALDVFTERLPPSGRITKTESLVIPSTRSEGKQAGRRGRSTSLKERQPARPQNERANSLDNERCPDTRSQLQIPRKTVYDQLNHILISDDQLPENIILVNTSDWQGQFLSDVLQRHMLPVVCTCSAADVQAAFSTIVSRIQRYCNCNSQPPTPVKIAVAGAQHYLSAVLRLFVEQLSHKTPDWLGYMRFLVIPLGSHPVARYLGSVDYRYNNFFQDLAWRDLFNKLEAQSAVQDTLDIVSRITQYIAGANCAHQLPIAEAMLTYKQKSPDEESSQKFIPFVGVVKVGIVEPSSATSGDSDDAAPSGSAVLSSTPPSTSPAAKEASPTPPSSPSVSGGLSSPSQGVGAELMGLQVDYWTAAQPADRKRDAEKKDLPTAKSTLKCTFRSLQVSRLPSSGEAAATPTMSMTVVTKEKNKKVMFLPKKTKDKDVESKSQCIEGISRLICTAKHQQNMLRVLIDGVEWNDVKFFQLAAQWSSHVKHFPICIFGHSKSTF from the exons GTTGTGCAGCCTGACCTTGAAGAAGCTGGTGGTCTTCAGGGAGCTAGAGAAGGAGCTCATCTCGGTGGTGGTTGCCGTGAAGATGCAG GGCTCCAAGCGCATCCTGCGGTCCCACGAGATTGTGCTGCCCCCCAGTGGACAAGTGGAGACCGACCTGGCGCTGACCTTCTCTCTGCAG TACCCCCACTTCCTGAAGAGAGAGGGCAACAAGCTGCAGATCATGCTGCAGCGGAGGAAACGCTACAAGAACCGGACCTTCCTGGGCTACAAGACGCTGGCCGCGGGCACCATCCACATGGCGGAG GTGATGCAGCGCCCCCCGGAGGGCGGCCAGGTGCTGAGCCTCTGCAGCAGCGTCAAGGAGGCCTCTGCCAAGGTGGCCGAGATCTGGATCTTCTCCCTGTCCAGCCAGCCCATCGACCACGAGGACAGCACCATGCAGGCCGGCCCCAAGGCCAAGTCCACGG ATAACTACTCTGAGGAGGAATATGAGAGCTTCTCCTCCGAGCAGGAGGCCAGCGACGATGCCGCCCATGGGCAG GAGCTGGACGAGGACGACTTCGACGTGGGGAAGCCCAAGAAGCAGCGGAGATCGATAGTAAGAACGACGTCCATGACCAGG CAACAGAACTTCAAGCAGAAAGTCGTGGCCCTGCTGCGCAGGTTTAAGGTGTCGGACGAG GTCCTGGACTCAGAGCAGGACCCTGCGGAGCATGTCCCCGAGGTGGAGGAGGACCTGGACCTTCTGTATGACACGCTGGACATGGAGAACCCCAGCGACAGCGGCCCAGACATGGAGGATGATGACAGTGTCCTCAGCACCCCCAAGCCCAAACTCCG GCCGTACTTCGAAGGCCTGTCGCACTCCAGCTCACAGACGGAGATCGGGAGCATCCACAGTGCCCGCAGCCAGAAGGAGCCTCCGAGTCCG GCTGACGTGCCAGAGAAGCTGCGGGCCCCAGGCGGCAAGCCGTCCAGCGACAGCGTCTCCGAGGCAGCGACCCAC AGCACGCCCGCCCCCGGGGAGCAGCCCGCACAGCCCGAGGACAGCCCCGAGGCCGACACTGCCGCCCTGGACGTGTTCACCGAGAGGCTGCCACCCAGTGGGCGGATCACCAAGACCGAGTCTCTCGTCATCCCCTCCACCAG GTCCGAGGGGAAGCAAGCCGGCCGCCGGGGCCGGAGCACGTCCCTGAAGGAGCGGCAGCCGGCGCGGCCGCAGAACGAGCGGGCCAACAGCCTGGACAACGAGCGCTGCCCGGACACGCGGAGCCAGCTGCAG ATCCCCAGGAAGACCGTGTACGACCAGCTGAACCACATCCTCATCTCCGACGACCAGCTGCCCGAGAACATCATCCTTGTCAACACCTCCGACTGGCAGGGGCAG TTCCTGTCCGACGTCCTGCAGCGGCACATGCTGCCCGTGGTGTGCACCTGCTCCGCAGCGGACGTGCAGGCCGCCTTCAGCACCATCGTCTCACGGATACAGAGATA CTGCAACTGCAATTCCCAGCCCCCAACGCCGGTGAAGATCGCGGTGGCGGGGGCCCAGCACTACCTCAGCGCTGTGCTGCGGCTCTTTGTGGAGCAGCTCTCCCACAAGACGCCCGACTGGCTGGGCTACATGCGCTTCCTGGTCATCCCTCTGG GTTCCCACCCTGTGGCCAGGTACCTGGGCTCCGTGGATTACCGCTACAACAACTTCTTCCAGGACCTGGCCTGGCGGGACCTGTTCAACAAGCTGGAGGCCCAGAGTGCCG TGCAGGACACGCTGGACATCGTGTCGAGAATCACCCAGTACATCGCGGGGGCCAACTGTGCCCACCAGCTGCCCATCGCTGAGGCCATGCTCACTTACAAGCAGAAGAG CCCCGACGAGGAGTCCTCACAGAAGTTCATTCCCTTCGTGGGG GTGGTGAAAGTTGGAATAGTGGAGCCGTCCTCGGCCACATCAG GAGACTCGGATGACGCGGCCCCCTCAGGCTCCGCGGTGCTCTCGTCCACCCCGCCATCCACATCTCCCGCCGCCAAGGAGGCCTcgcccacccccccctcctccccctcggTGAGCGGGGGCCTGTCCTCCCCCAG CCAGGGCGTCGGCGCTGAGCTGATGGGGCTGCAGGTGGATTACTGGACGGCGGCCCAGCCcgcagacaggaagagggacgCAGAGAAGAAGGACCTGCCCACCGCCAAAAGCACACTCAAGTGCACCTTCCGGTCTCTCCAGGTCAGCAGGCTGCCCAGTAGCGGCGAGGCCGCAGCCACGCCCACCATGTCCATGACCGTGGTCACCAAGGAGAAGAACAAGAAGG TGATGTTTTTGCCCAAGAAAACCAAGGACAAGGATGTGGAGTCCAAAAGCCAGTGCATCGAGGGCATCAGCCGCCTGATCTGCACAGCCAAGCACCAGCAGAACATGCTGCGGG TCCTCATCGACGGCGTGGAGTGGAACGACgtgaagttcttccagctggcgGCCCAGTGGTCCTCCCACGTCAAGCACTTCCCCATCTGCATCTTCGGACACTCCAAGTCCACCTTCTAG